TAGGTAAATATGGTATTTCTTCCATTGGTAATCTAATGTTATTGGTGATTACTTTTTATCTTACTGCCTTACTTTTTGTCTTAGTGGTATTAGGATCTGTCGCTAAATATAATGGTTTTTCTATTCTTGCTTTAATTAAATATATTAAAGATGAACTCTGGCTTGTATTAGGCACCTCTTCATCAGAAGCCGCATTACCGACATTAATGAGTAAAATGGAACAGTTAGGCTGTAAAAAATCGGTAGTCGGCTTAGTCATTCCGACTGGCTATTCTTTTAATTTAGATGGCACCAATATCTATATGACCATGGCTGCGTTATTTATCGCTCAAGCAACCGGCGTTGATCTGTCATTAACAGAACAAATCACGTTACTGTTTGTTGCCATGATCAGCTCAAAAGGTGCGGCGGGGGTGACAGGAGCCGGTTTTATTACTCTTGCAGCAACACTCTCTGTTGTACCTAGTGTTCCTGTTGCAGGTATGGCGCTTATCTTGGGTATAGATCGCTTTATGTCAGAATGCCGTGCATTGACCAATATTGTGGGTAATGCTTGCGCCTGTATTGTGGTCTCTCGCTGGGAAAATGCGTTGGATACAGAGAGAATGAATGCTGTTTTTAGTGGAAGGATATCAAGAGAAGACATACCTCATGATAATTTAGTCTCTAATAATGAAAGCAATGAACCTCATTATGTAAAAGTATCAGAATAATAAATTGGATCTATTCTTAAACAAATAATGATAAAAGAGAGTATTTATTTAAATACTCTCTTTTTTATTAATTTTTTCTTTTATATTTAATTCGTTATCGCCGTGGTAACGTTTCAATCACCATAAATAATCCATTGTATTCAAATGCTACTGACAATTATTGTTACTTTAATGAGCTAAAACAAGTGTGGTAGAAAGAATAGGACTTTTACTATGACACACTTCAACCATCAACAAGGTAAAACCTTGCTTATTAATAATGCAGATATTTATATTGAAACACTGGGTAACCCAAAAAATTACCCTATTATTTTACTGCATGGAGGAATGGGAAATTTAACCTCATTTAACCCTTTAGTTGATTACTTAAAAGATTAT
This genomic stretch from Proteus vulgaris harbors:
- the dctA gene encoding sodium:dicarboxylate symporter codes for the protein MQTSSRKLPFYRVLYIQVIIAILLGILLGHFYPDIGESFKPLGDGFIKIVKMIIAPVIFLTVVTGIAGMNNMNAVGKVAGKSMIYFLTFSTIALVIGLITANIIRPGDGLNISPGSLDSSRVEMYVTQAHSSSLVSFLMNIIPDTIVSPLVNGNILQVLFVSVVFGLALASIGTKGRPVLEFLQQLSEPVFKMVGMLMKLAPIGAFGAMAFTIGKYGISSIGNLMLLVITFYLTALLFVLVVLGSVAKYNGFSILALIKYIKDELWLVLGTSSSEAALPTLMSKMEQLGCKKSVVGLVIPTGYSFNLDGTNIYMTMAALFIAQATGVDLSLTEQITLLFVAMISSKGAAGVTGAGFITLAATLSVVPSVPVAGMALILGIDRFMSECRALTNIVGNACACIVVSRWENALDTERMNAVFSGRISREDIPHDNLVSNNESNEPHYVKVSE